A region of Labeo rohita strain BAU-BD-2019 chromosome 2, IGBB_LRoh.1.0, whole genome shotgun sequence DNA encodes the following proteins:
- the thoc1 gene encoding THO complex subunit 1: MSPPSHFDFIEARDKFTTATKSAVDIRNCKPLTNAFSHLPGNETEKKATLDQALRGVLEEQIVKQKVNVEDFLSLIYISIDGVTEGICSATTPFLLLGDVLDCLPLDQCDKIFSFVEENVSTWKSNTFYSAGKNYLLRMCNDLLRRLSKSQNTVFCGRIQLFLARLFPLSEKSGLNLQSQFNLDNITVFNKNEQDSTLGLQHTEVKEDGMEVEEGEMGDEDAPAPCSIPIDYNLYRKFWTLQDYFRNPVQCYDKFLWMTFLKFSDETLAVFKSYKLDDMQASKRKLEEMRTAAGDHVYFAKFLTSEKLMDLQLSDSNFRRHILLQYLILFQYLKGQVKFKSSSCVLNDDQSLWIEDTTKLVYQLLRETPPDGDKFASMVEHILNTEENWNSWKNEGCPSFVKERPAETKPIRPSRKRQAPEEFLGKGPDRKILMGNDELTRLWNLNPDNMEACKSDSREFMPSLEEFFEEAIEQADPVNMVEDEYKVVRNSNYGWRALRLLSRRSPHFFQPTNQQFKSLADYLENMVIKLAKELPKDLPSEEIKTGEEDDDENGDNLLKESNDSPSIQSKTVTNSQMDEIAAKLGSQWKTLADHLEMSEKEIRVIESDSEDVELQAKMLLVAWQDREGPQATMESLVTALNSAGFSNVAEGLSET, translated from the exons ATGTCTCCGCCGTCTCACTTCGACTTCATAGAAGCCAGAGATAAATTTACG actgCCACTAAAAGTGCTGTAGACATCAGGAACTGTAAACCTCTGACCAACGCTTTCAGCCACCTGCCTGGAAA tgaaactgaaaagaAAGCCACTCTTGATCAAGCCCTGCGTGGAGTTCTCGAAGAGCAGATC GTGAAGCAAAAAGTGAACGTTGAAGATTTCCTTTCTCTGATCTACATCAGTATAGATGGCGTGACTGAAG GCATCTGTTCTGCTACCACTCCTTTTCTTCTGCTGGGAGATGTTCTCGACTGTCTTCCTCTGGACCAGTGTGACAAAATCTTCTCCTTTGTTGAAGAAAATGTCTCCACATGGAAATCT AATACGTTTTACTCTGCTGGAAAAAATTACTTGTTACGAATGTGCAATG ATCTGCTCAGGAGACTCTCTAAGTCTCAGAACACAGTGTTTTGTGGACGAatccagctgtttttagcaCGTCTCTTTCCTTTGTCAGAAAAAtcag GCCTGAACTTACAGAGTCAATTCAACCTTGATAACATCACAGTGTTCAATAAAAATGAGCAGGACAGCACACTTGGACTGCAG cacaCAGAAGTTAAGGAGGATGGGATGGAAGTGGAGGAGGGAGAGATGGGTGATGAAGATGCACCTGCTCCCTG CTCCATTCCTATTGACTACAACTTGTACAGAAAATTCTGGACATTGCAGGACTATTTCAGAAACCCTGTGCAATGCTACGACAAGTTCTTATGGATGACTTTTCTTAag TTTTCAGATGAGACACTAGCTGTGTTCAAGAGCTACAAACTGGATGACATGCAGGCGTCAAAGAGAAAGCTGGAGGAGATGAGGACTGCTGCTGGAGACCACGTCTACTTTGCCAAGTTCCTCACCAGTGAGAAA TTGATGGATCTTCAGTTGAGTGACAGCAACTTCAGACGACACATTCTGCTTCAGTATCTCATCCTCTTCCAGTATCTCAAGGGCCAGGTCAAGTTCAAGAG TTCCAGCTGTGTTTTGAACGACGATCAGTCTTTGTGGATTGAGGACACAACCAAACTAGTCTATCAG TTACTGAGAGAAACCCCTCCAGATGGTGACAAGTTTGCTTCTATGGTTGAG CACATCCTGAACACAGAAGAAAACTGGAACTCTTGGAAAAATGAAGGCTGTCCAAGCTTTGTGAAAGAAAG ACCAGCAGAGACCAAACCCATCCGTCCCAGCAGAAAGAGACAAGCACCAGAGGAATTTTTGGGGAAGGGACCTGATCGCAAAATCCTCATGGGAAA TGACGAACTCACAAGACTCTGGAATCTAAACCCTGACAATATGGAGGCCTGCAAGTCAGACAGCAG GGAGTTCATGCCATCGCTGGAGGAATTTTTTGAAGAAGCTATCGAACAGGCAGATCCTGTAAACATGGTTGAGGATGAATACAA AGTGGTGCGTAACTCCAACTACGGCTGGCGAGCCTTGCGATTGCTCTCCAGGAGGAGTCCTCACTTCTTCCAGCCCACCAACCAGCAGTTCAAGAGTCTGGCAGACTATCTGGAAAACATGGTCATCAAATTGGCCAAAGAGCTTCCT aaaGACCTTCCTTCTGAGGAGATAAAAACAGGagaggaggatgatgatgagaaTGGAGATAACCTGTTAAAAGAGAGCAATGAca GTCCCAGCATTCAGAGCAAGACAGTGACCAACAGTCAGATGGATGAGATCGCGGCCAAGCTCGGGTCCCAGTGGAAGACGTTGGCAGACCATCTGGAGATGAGCGAGAAGGAGATCCGTGTGATAGAGTCTGACAGCGAGGATGTAGAACTACAGGCCAAGATGCTGCTGGTGGCCTGGCAGGACCGAGAAGGCCCTCAAGCTACGATGGAGAGCCTGGTCACGGCTCTGAACTCGGCTGGTTTCAGTAACGTTGCAGAAGGTCTCAGTGAAACATAA
- the usp14 gene encoding ubiquitin carboxyl-terminal hydrolase 14, whose amino-acid sequence MPVFTVNVKWGKEKFDAVELNTEEPPMVFKAQLFALTGVQPERQKVMVKGGTLKDDEWGNIKLKNGMTLLMMGSADALPEEPVVRPMFVEDMTEEQLASAMELPCGLTNLGNTCYMNATVQCLRSVPELKDALRRYSGALRSSGANAPSQYITAAMRDLYESMDKTSSSIPPIILLQFLHMAFPQFAEKGDQGQYLQQDANECWVQIMRVLQQKLEPQEPETPLETDGDSGAVVASKKKNFIDQYFGVEFETTMKCTESEDEDPTKGTESQLQLSCFINQEVKYLATGLRLRLQEDITKFSPSLQRNALYIKSSKISRLPAYLTVQMVRFFYKEKESVNAKVLKDVKFPLMLDVYELCTAELQEKMVSVRSKFKEVEDKKLEMQQKPKETQKIVAPKETKYEPFCFSEDLGSNNSGYYDLQAVLTHQGRSSSSGHYVAWVKRKEDEWVKFDDDKVSVVTPEDILKLSGGGDWHIAYVLLYGPRRLEILE is encoded by the exons ATGCCCGTATTTACAG TGAATGTGAAATGGGGGAAGGAGAAGTTTGATGCAGTGGAGCTGAACACAGAGGAGCCGCCCATGGTGTTCAAAGCCCAGCTTTTCGCTCTGACGGGGGTTCAGCCAGAGAGACAGAAAGTCATGGTGAAAGGTGGAACGCTTAAG GATGACGAGTGGGGCAACATCAAGTTGAAAAAT GGGATGACTCTTCTGATGATGGGCTCTGCTGATGCTCTGCCTGAAGAGCCTGTAGTGCGACCAATGTTTGTAGAGGACATGACGGAGGAGCAGCTTGCATCCGCG ATGGAGCTGCCATGCGGATTGACAAATCTGGGCAACACATGCTATATGAACGCAACAGTGCAGTGTCTACGCTCTGTGCCTGAGCTCAAAGATGCTCTCAGGAG GTACTCTGGTGCCTTGAGGTCTTCTGGAGCTAATGCGCCTTCTCAGTACATCACAGCAG CTATGCGTGATTTGTACGAGTCCATGGATAAGACCTCGTCAAGCATTCCACCAATCATTCTGCTGCAGTTCCTGCACATGGCCTTCCCACAGTTTGCCGAAAAAGGAGACCAGGGCCAGTACCTCCAGCAG GATGCCAATGAGTGCTGGGTTCAGATTATGCGAGTGCTTCAGCAAAAATTAGAACCTCAAGAACCAGAAACCCCACTGGAG ACTGACGGTGATAGTGGAGCTGTTGTCGCCTCAAAAAAGAAGAATTTCATCGATCAGTATTTTGGTGTTGAATTTGAAACTAC TATGAAGTGCACTGAGTCAGAGGATGAGGATCCGACTAAAGGCACAGAGAGCCAACTGCAGCTTAGCTGCTTCATCAATCAGGAAGTCAAATATCTCGCCACTGGACTCAGATTG AGGCTACAGGAGGACATCACAAAGTTCTCCCCATCCTTACAAAGAAATGCCCTCTATATCAAATCG tCCAAAATCAGCCGTCTCCCGGCATACCTCACGGTTCAGATGGTCCGGttcttttacaaagaaaaagagTCTGTGAATGCCAAAGTCCTTAAG GATGTCAAATTTCCTCTTATGCTGGACGTCTATGAGCTGTGCACTGCTGAACTGCAGGAGAAGATGGTTTCTGTGAGGTCAAAGTTTAAGGAGGTTGAAGACAAGAAACTGGAGATGCAGCAGAAGCCGAAA GAGACTCAGAAGATTGTGGCTCCAAAGGAAACAAAATACGAACCTTTCTGTTTTTCCGAAG ACTTGGGCTCCAACAACAGTGGTTACTACGACCTGCAAGCGGTTCTGACGCATCAGGGGCGATCCAGTTCATCTGGCCACTACGTCGCCTGGGTTAAAAGGAAAGAAG ATGAATGGGTGAAGTTTGATGATGATAAGGTCAGCGTTGTGACCCCTGAGGACATCTTGAAGCTGTCTGGTGGTGGTGATTGGCATATAGCATACGTCCTTCTGTACGGCCCTCGACGCCTGGAGATACTGGAGTAA
- the LOC127180184 gene encoding heat shock protein 30-like has translation MLCLHGFQPSLSSFMGTDWPVRSLWQEITPLYRHAEVLQELKSSLEQLEKLQHKIFEEIQQMPRSQEIYPVACAMEKEGSGFALTLDTKDFSPEELSGRQVGGKLHVSGKSEKKQEDGKGSYSYRIQEFRRVFDLPQGVNPDAVTCSMADGKLYIQAPVNQPSEAAERMLPINCQTVKTTQPETDETQHDASAAQKTLDNPESTEYRVQPSAGQS, from the coding sequence ATGTTGTGCCTGCATGGATTCCAGCCTTCCCTCAGCTCATTCATGGGAACTGACTGGCCAGTGCGCAGTCTCTGGCAGGAGATCACACCTCTTTACAGACACGCAGAGGTACTGCAGGAGCTGAAGAGCAGCCTGGAGCAGCTGGAGAAACTTCAGCACAAGATCTTTGAGGAGATCCAGCAGATGCCACGCTCACAGGAGATCTACCCAGTCGCCTGCGCAATGGAGAAAGAGGGAAGCGGCTTTGCTTTGACGCTGGACACTAAAGACTTTTCCCCAGAAGAGCTGTCGGGCAGACAGGTGGGCGGGAAGCTGCATGTCAGCGGAAAGAGCGAGAAGAAGCAGGAGGATGGGAAAGGCTCGTACTCTTACAGAATCCAAGAGTTCAGACGAGTGTTTGATCTGCCTCAAGGAGTGAATCCTGACGCGGTGACCTGCTCCATGGCTGATGGAAAGCTCTACATACAGGCACCAGTAAATCAGCCATCTGAAGCAGCTGAGAGGATGCTGCCCATTAACTGTCAAACTGTGAAGACAACGCAGCCAGAGACAGACGAGACACAACACGACGCCAGCGCAGCACAGAAGACACTCGACAATCCTGAAAGCACTGAATACAGAGTACAACCTTCTGCTGGACAATCTTAA